Proteins found in one Thermus islandicus DSM 21543 genomic segment:
- the ruvB gene encoding Holliday junction branch migration DNA helicase RuvB — protein sequence MPEDLTLRPRSLDEYIGQERLKAKLWVYLEAAKARKEPLEHLLLSGPPGLGKTTLAHVIAYELGVNLRVTSGPAIEKPGDLAAILANSLEEGDILFIDEIHRLSRQAEEHLYPAMEDFQMDIVIGQGPAARTLRLELPRFTLIGATTRPGLITAPLLSRFGIVEHLEYYTPEELAQGVMRDARLLGVAIAEDAALEIGRRARGTMRVAKRLFRRVRDFAQVAGEGTITRSRALEALEALGVDELGLERRDREILEVLIGRFGGGPVGLQTLATALAEDPGTLEEVHEPYLIQQGLLKRTPRGRVATERAYRHLGYPPPVEPLL from the coding sequence GTGCCCGAAGACCTCACCCTAAGGCCCAGGTCCTTGGACGAATACATCGGCCAGGAGCGGCTGAAGGCCAAGCTCTGGGTCTACCTCGAGGCCGCCAAGGCCCGGAAGGAGCCCTTAGAGCACCTCCTCCTCTCCGGGCCCCCGGGCCTCGGCAAGACCACCCTGGCCCACGTGATCGCCTACGAGCTCGGGGTCAACCTGCGCGTCACCTCGGGGCCGGCCATAGAAAAACCCGGCGACCTGGCCGCCATCCTGGCCAACTCCCTCGAGGAAGGGGACATCCTCTTCATTGACGAGATCCACCGCCTGAGCCGCCAGGCCGAGGAGCACCTCTACCCGGCCATGGAGGACTTCCAGATGGATATCGTCATCGGCCAGGGCCCAGCGGCCAGGACCCTGAGGCTGGAGCTCCCCCGCTTTACCCTCATCGGGGCCACCACCCGGCCCGGCCTCATCACCGCGCCCCTCTTGAGCCGCTTCGGCATCGTGGAGCACCTGGAGTACTACACCCCGGAGGAGCTGGCCCAGGGGGTGATGCGGGACGCCCGGCTCCTGGGGGTGGCCATCGCCGAGGACGCCGCCTTGGAGATCGGCCGGAGAGCCCGGGGCACCATGCGGGTGGCCAAGAGGCTCTTCCGTAGGGTGCGGGACTTCGCCCAGGTGGCCGGGGAGGGGACCATCACCCGGTCCAGGGCCCTGGAGGCCCTGGAGGCCCTGGGGGTGGACGAGCTCGGCCTGGAGCGGCGGGACCGGGAGATCCTCGAGGTCCTCATCGGCCGCTTCGGCGGGGGACCGGTGGGGCTCCAGACCCTGGCCACGGCCCTGGCCGAAGACCCAGGCACCCTGGAGGAGGTCCACGAGCCCTACCTCATCCAGCAGGGCCTCCTCAAGCGCACCCCCCGGGGCCGGGTGGCCACGGAAAGGGCCTACCGCCACCTGGGCTACCCGCCCCCTGTGGAACCCCTCCTATGA
- a CDS encoding DUF4388 domain-containing protein produces MIRATLEELDLGELLKALEVGRKSAVVSFQGRVYGRVHLLSGRILYARTEPGPHLGEYLVRLGHLSLEEVQSLVERQGQENPGTPLGALALELGLIGEEELMEALRAQVLEALATLLGEAEGEIRAEPLEAGSQVALPQTLDTGALLLEAARRLDEWRRGRVDPDEVLHLAEDPTRHPLSPEAWGVLELLDGVRRARSVALLSGLPEEEVYHLLHELKGRGLVRPSTLLAEDPLVVILAESGVVRRLLLYLLEAHRYRVLLARDLEGLLRLLKERPKGVVLQGERALEAARRVRAQPEGKLASVYVVSESPPGLLYRPLRVLHLPKPLRAQEVLKALAPLRKGAS; encoded by the coding sequence ATGATCCGGGCGACCCTGGAGGAGCTGGACCTGGGGGAGCTCCTGAAGGCCCTGGAGGTGGGCCGCAAAAGCGCCGTGGTGAGCTTCCAGGGGCGGGTTTACGGCCGGGTCCATCTCCTCTCCGGCCGTATCCTCTACGCCCGCACCGAACCCGGCCCCCACCTCGGGGAGTACCTCGTGCGCCTCGGGCACCTGAGCCTGGAGGAGGTCCAGTCCTTGGTGGAGCGCCAGGGGCAGGAAAACCCTGGCACCCCCCTGGGGGCCTTGGCCCTGGAGCTTGGGCTCATCGGGGAGGAGGAGCTGATGGAGGCCCTGCGGGCTCAGGTGCTGGAGGCCTTGGCCACCCTTTTGGGCGAGGCGGAAGGGGAGATCCGGGCCGAGCCCCTGGAGGCGGGGAGCCAGGTGGCCCTGCCCCAGACCCTGGACACGGGAGCCCTCCTCCTGGAGGCCGCCCGGCGCCTGGACGAGTGGCGGCGGGGGCGGGTGGACCCGGACGAGGTCCTCCACCTGGCGGAGGACCCCACCCGCCACCCCCTCTCCCCCGAGGCCTGGGGAGTTCTGGAGCTCCTGGACGGCGTGCGACGGGCGCGAAGCGTGGCCCTCCTGTCCGGCCTCCCCGAGGAGGAGGTCTACCATCTCCTGCACGAGCTGAAGGGCCGGGGCCTGGTGCGCCCCTCCACCCTGCTCGCCGAGGATCCTTTGGTGGTGATCCTGGCGGAAAGCGGCGTGGTGCGGAGGCTTCTCCTCTACCTCCTCGAGGCCCACCGCTACCGGGTCCTCCTCGCCCGGGACCTCGAGGGGCTGCTGCGGCTACTCAAGGAGCGGCCCAAGGGGGTCGTCCTCCAGGGGGAGAGGGCCCTCGAGGCGGCCCGGCGGGTCCGGGCGCAACCCGAGGGGAAGCTCGCCTCGGTCTACGTGGTGAGCGAGTCGCCTCCCGGCCTCCTCTACCGGCCCCTTAGGGTCCTCCACCTGCCCAAACCCCTAAGGGCCCAGGAGGTCCTAAAGGCCCTAGCCCCCTTGCGCAAGGGGGCTAGTTAG